GCGCTCAGCAACTCCTTTTGCCTTAAAATGGCTGCATACTGAGAACAATGGTTTGTATTTAGCTAAGCAACATGGTCACAAGACagagttttattattttaatatggCAACTGAAAACATgttgggggaaaaaataaaaaagtaaatcaaaaagttatatatatatatatatatatttttttttttaatcttttccaCGCTCAATCCATACTTCTGAAAATAAAGttcacatacagttagggccagaaatatttggacagtgacacaattttcgcgagttgggctctgcatgccaccacattggttttgaaatgaaacctctacaacagaattcaagtgcagattgtaacgtttaatttgaagggttgaacaaaaatatctgatacaaaatgtaggaattgtacacatttctttacaaatactccacattttaggagctcaaaagtaattggacaaataaacataacccaaacaaaatatatatttttttcaatattttgttgcgaatcctttggaggcaatcccTGTCTTAAGTctagaacccatggacatcaccaaacgctgggtttcctccttcttaacgctttgccaggcctttacagccgcagccttcaggtcttgcttgtttgtgggtctttctgccttaagtctggatttgagcaagtgaaatgcatgctcaattgggttaagatctggtgattgacttggccattgcagaatgttctacTTTTtggcactcatgaactcctgggtagctttggctgtgtgcttggggtcattgtctatctgtactatgaagcgccgtccgatcaacttggcagcatttggctgaatctgggctgaaagtatatcccggtacacttcagaattcatccggctactctgttatgtcatcaataaacacaagtgacccagtgccattgaaagccatgcatgcccatgccatcacgttgcctccaccatgttttacagaggatgtggtgtgccttggatcatgtgccgttccctttcttctccaaacttttttcttcccatcattctggtacaggttgatctttgtctcatctgtccatagaatacttttccagaactgagctggcttcttgaggtgtttttcagcaaatttaactctggcctgtctatttttggaattgatgaatggtttgcatctagatgtgaaccctttgtatttactttcatggaatcttctctttactgttgacttagagacagatacacctacttcactgagagtgttctggacttcagttgatgttgtgaacgggttcttcttgaccaaagaaagtatgcggcgatcatccaccactgttgtcatccgtggacgctcaggcctttttgagttcccaagctcaccagtcaattccttttttcttagaatgtacccgactgttgattttgctactccaagcatgtctgctatctctctgatggattttttcttttttttcagcctcaggatgttctgcttcacctcaattgagagttcctttgaccgcatgttgtctggtcacagcaacagcttccaaatgcaaaaccacacacctggaatcaaccgcagaccttttaactacttcattgattacaggtttacgagggagacgccttcagagttaattgcagcccttagagtccattgtccaattacttttggtcccttgaaaaagaggaggctatgcattacagagctatgattcctaaaccctttctccgatttggatatgGAAACTcacatattgcagctgggagtgtgcactttcagcccatattatatatataattgtatttctgaacatgttttagtaaacagctaaaataacaaaacttgtgtcactgtccaaatatttctggccctaactgtattctCAGCCATTTCACAGACATATCCAAGCGCTATGATACCATTGTTCTCCACACTCATTACAAATGGCAAATGTCATCATCTCTTCATCTGGGTTTCCAGACCGTACCCAGCCTGGTAGAAAGAGCGTCCCTCGGGAAATCATAGTTACTGTACAATTAAACCTTTCACATTTCTTACATTTAATTTTACTAGTCTGGACTCCATCAGTGCGCTGGGGAAGCTGATGCTCCTGGACACCAGCCTGCACATAGCTGGCTCTGAGGTTACGGAGCTCATCACTTGCCATCTCCATAGCAGTCATTCCAGCAAATGTCTTGGCGGATAGAGTTCCGGAATAAATGAGTTTTTTCAAGTGGGTATTTTTAGGATTTTTCAGATTAGAAATTTTACTACGTATGCAGCTTCTGTACTTCTTTTCATTCCCAGCATGCAGAATATAGATGCTGTCCTCAAGCTCCTTTCCATACTCTTGGATTTTCTCCTGGCACTGTGAGGGATCAGCCAAAGCCTTATACAAAAGTTCTCTACACTTCATTCTCAGGCCCTCAACACCAATTTTCTGTTGACCCTGTGTACCTGTACTAAGCTGGTTACTGCATGCCACTTCTGAATCAGAGTTGTGATTTTGCTCTACAGTCTCAGTAGAGGAAGGACTTGTATTTTCCAGTTCTGTTGGATTCTCTGCCTTGTCTTGGGTTGTAAAAGCTGCATTGTGAGACCTTTCTTcacctggaaacttctctttgtACAAGAGTTTCCATTTGGAGAGTAAGCACTTTGCTTTCTTCTTCAGTTCTCCTGGAGGACAGCTTTTAAGTACTCTGTACACAACTCTGACGGCATCAGTTTGCTGTAGGTTTACAAAGTTCACTTTTGCCTCTTCAAAGTAAGTGAGGTGGGATGCAATATCTTCATACAGTCTGTCATTTAATAGACTCTCCACTTGTAACGCTCTGAAGTTCAGCTCCTTAATACCCTCAGAATCTAACATTCCTGGGGCTgacaaagggaagaaaaaaaaagtcacttcaTGATTCAAGAAGGTACAGTAGATCTCTCAGGAGAAAAGCAGATCCTTACCCAACTCATACTTAATATGTAATGCCCAAAGAAATTGCCGATTTTGGTGAACAGTATTATTTACACATAGTGGCAGTGTGCCATGCAGCTTATACTAACATCGTTCATCAAGAGGGGTTAtaccactggaaatatttatactacacagtccagtcatattaatgtgaccaccacctactattgacgtcaacgttaaataactaaTCGCAGAAGGCAGGTGTCATCAGccgtctgggtgcactcatcattgtggaaggcacgatggatcaacacaagtatacatCTATTCTTGCGTACCATGTTCagccctacatgtgaattgtttttcctcaggatgatggcatctaccagcaggacaatgcgagcaccaggatgagtttaccgtactcccttggccagcaaattccccggactttaacccaatcgagaatctgtgggatcacctcgatcgggttgtttgcgccatggatgctcaactgcataACCTAGTACAGCTGgctatggcactggagtcggcatggctcaacatcccagtgaacatcatcacaacatcccctctcttcctgcacgtctcgcagcggtctgctctgccaaaggtggttattctggattttgacaggtgatcACAATAATGTGAGTGGACTGTttatatccataggatagaagataaattgCTGATTTGTGGGGGTCAGATCCCTGAGAACAGTTGATGTTTTATCCATTGCAGGCACGCTGAAGATAGCCGAACCCCTAGTGGAGGCAGACAAACCCTTGCTCCTATTCAGTTTGAAGGGGTGGCTGGCGATAACCAAAGTATGGCCAGCTAACCCCATTCTCATTATTAGTGGGAGacgatggatagaggataaatattttctATGACAGAGCCACCTTTTAATTTTGCTTCTACGAAACACTTggcacaatgcaaaatatgtagtaAATGTGGTTCTTGTACATGCAGCACAATACCAGTATGTGTAATGGAGTTATAACCAATATTTGCACATTAAAGAGAACCTGGTTACTAAACCACCATCCTGATGCTGCAATGCTTCTAAATACATTTCTAGATATGCCACGGTTGAAATAACTTGTTTTGCTAAGAGGGAGGTTCACACCCATTCTTTCTTCAATGGCTTCCAGCTCAGCAAAGCCTGCACTGACTTTAAatgtatacagcactatatagcaTCATGTCAGtggcttaaagggttattctcatCCCAGAGAAATAAATGCAGAGATGGGAATAGATGCTTGCAAGTTCTGACAAAAAGGAGGGtgatatgcaacaaaaaaggatGTCATGCCCTTTTTGTGACATGGACACGCAGTGTGCAGGTCACAGCCATTCTTTGTGATGTACATAAAGTGTCTAGGTAATGGAGAATATGACCTGAAGCTGCAGGGTCAGAGAGACTCATTCACTCTTCTGGGATGCCAGCAGGTCATTCTTTTTCTCAGAGAGCCTCCTGGATGATCTGATAAGTATGAAATAAGAATATATTCACACACATCCATGAAGGTGAGCTCCATTACTGTGCCACCAAAACCGGAGGACACAGACATTTTTGGCCTTACATACATGTACGAGGGTCATATTTTATATAGTATAGGATTTTAATATAatttacggaaaaaaaaaaaaagtctaaacatttcctttatttatttatattttaatttaacGCTGTGACTTGTCCAGTATAGTATTATAGTCATCTGTACATTCACAAATCATAGCAGTAGAACTTCATGCTCACAGCAAAGGACAAAGTCATTGATGCCGCACGTCCTATAATTTCCGAGAGTAAAAATCGCTCACCAGCAGAGGGAGGCATTTTACAGAGGACGGTTGTAGATTGTTTACTGGATTGTTCCAAATGAAAAGCAGCTATGGTTTCTCAGGAGAATCATATTTGTGATATGTACAATCTAGAAGCACAAAACTTAAATAGAATCTATCACAATGAACATGATGCTATATCTGCAGGCGGCGAAATGTAGAGC
This sequence is a window from Leptodactylus fuscus isolate aLepFus1 chromosome 2, aLepFus1.hap2, whole genome shotgun sequence. Protein-coding genes within it:
- the TCEANC gene encoding transcription elongation factor A N-terminal and central domain-containing protein, yielding MLDSEGIKELNFRALQVESLLNDRLYEDIASHLTYFEEAKVNFVNLQQTDAVRVVYRVLKSCPPGELKKKAKCLLSKWKLLYKEKFPGEERSHNAAFTTQDKAENPTELENTSPSSTETVEQNHNSDSEVACSNQLSTGTQGQQKIGVEGLRMKCRELLYKALADPSQCQEKIQEYGKELEDSIYILHAGNEKKYRSCIRSKISNLKNPKNTHLKKLIYSGTLSAKTFAGMTAMEMASDELRNLRASYVQAGVQEHQLPQRTDGVQTSKIKCKKCERFNCTVTMISRGTLFLPGWVRSGNPDEEMMTFAICNECGEQWYHSAWICL